Proteins encoded in a region of the Coffea eugenioides isolate CCC68of chromosome 4, Ceug_1.0, whole genome shotgun sequence genome:
- the LOC113768506 gene encoding probable aquaporin NIP5-1, producing MAQSAPGSPRGTASTTPGSTPTPLFTAVRIDSMADDRKPMPACKCFPVLAGPQSCITNFPAPDISLPRKVGAEFLGTFILIFGATAGPIVNQKYDGAETLIGNAACAGLAVLIVILATGHISGAHLNPSVTIAFAALRHFPWAQVPAYIAAQVSGSICASFALKAVFNPFMSGGVTVPSVGNAQAFALEFIVTFILLFVVTAVATDTRAVGELAGIAVGATVMLNILVAGPASGGSMNPVRTLGPAVAAGNYTSVWVYLVAPTLGALAGAGAYTMVKLQGEGRNAAEARQQSRNFRRPS from the exons atggcaCAATCAGCGCCCGGAAGTCCGCGAGGGACGGCGTCTACAACGCCAGGGAGTACTCCAACACCGCTGTTTACCGCAGTGCGAATTGATTCAATGGCTGATGATCGGAAGCCAATGCCTGCGTGCAAGTGCTTCCCAGTATTGGCTGGACCTCAATCGTGTATCACCAACTTCCCCGCGCCAGATATCTCGCTCCCCCGCAAG GTGGGAGCAGAATTCTTGGGGACTTTCATCCTTATATTTGGAGCCACAGCTGGACCCATTGTAAACCAAAAGTACGACGGAGCAGAAACGCTAATAGGGAACGCAGCTTGTGCGGGGCTAGCAGTTTTGATAGTGATCTTGGCAACTGGGCATATCTCGGGAGCTCATCTGAATCCCTCCGTAACTATTGCATTCGCGGCACTTCGCCACTTCCCATGGGCTCAGGTGCCTGCCTACATAGCAGCTCAGGTTTCAGGATCGATATGTGCTTCTTTTGCTCTCAAAGCTGTTTTTAACCCCTTTATGTCAGGTGGTGTCACGGTTCCGTCCGTAGGCAACGCCCAAGCCTTCGCCCTTGAGTTTATTGTAACCTTCATTCTCCTATTTGTTGTTACAGCGGTCGCCACAGACACTCGCGCA GTTGGAGAACTGGCAGGAATAGCAGTCGGAGCTACAGTCATGCTCAACATTCTTGTTGCCGG GCCAGCCAGCGGCGGTTCAATGAATCCTGTCCGAACTCTGGGGCCAGCCGTCGCTGCTGGAAACTACACGTCAGTTTGGGTGTACTTGGTGGCTCCTACACTCGGGGCCCTGGCGGGAGCAGGGGCATATACCATGGTCAAGCTTCAAGGAGAAGGGCGTAATGCGGCTGAAGCTCGACAGCAGTCCCGGAATTTCCGTCGGCCAAGCTAG